Below is a genomic region from Drosophila albomicans strain 15112-1751.03 chromosome 2R, ASM965048v2, whole genome shotgun sequence.
GTGACGCAGGCCAACAGATTGCTGCGGGGAGAGACGACGATAGCCCTTCTCCGGCTCTTCTTTGAAATCGCTACGTTCAATGTAGAGCACACGATCTAGCGTAATCTTGTGCGTACCCAGCTCTGGATTCTGAGGGAAGTTGGGTACTTCAAGCTCAACGGCTGCCTTATGCGGATAGTTGCTGATGGTCACCTTCAGCGGTTCCAGCACAATCAGACGACGTGGTGCACTCACATTCAAAACATCCCGTACAGCGGCCTCCAACATGGCGGGATCAACAGAAATCTGAGCGCCTGTGACACCCATCTGAGCGCAGAAATTGTTGATGGCCTCGGCAGGGAAACCACGACGACGCAACGCCGTTAGCGTGAACAGACGTGGATCATCCCAGTCATGTACAATGTGCTCAGTAATGAGCTTCGCGATCTTGCGTTTGGACACCAGCGCATAGTTCATATTGAGGCGTCCGTATTCCCACTGCACGGGGCAGTAAATGTTAAGAGCATTGCAGAGCCAATAGTAGGAGGAGCGACGCGACTGGAACTCCTTTGTGCACAACGAATGCGTGATCTGTTCGATGGAGTCGCAGAGGCAATGCGTGTAATCGTAAGTGGGATAAATGCACCACGCTGCACCAGTGCGATGATGCGCTATGAACTTGATGCGATACGCCACCGGATCCACTTTGCCCTCCTCCAGCGTCAGCTTTAGACGTAGCGTTGCCGCGCCCTCATCGATCTTACCGCGTCGCATATCCTCAAACAAAATAAGCGACTCCTCAATAGGACGTTCCCGCCAAGGACTTGGTGGCGGATTGAAGCCCTTGAGCTCGTCTGCCTTCTGGTGGCACACATAGGCCAGGTTCTTCTTAATTAGGACAACAGCCCAATCATAGAGTTGCTGAAAGTTATCCGAGGAGTAGGTGATCTTGCAGGGCTTGTAGCCCAACCATTCGACCATTTCGCGTATAGCAATGAAGaacttctcctcctccttctcggGATTCGTGTCGTCATAGCGCAGATAGCAAGCACCATCATGTGCCGCCGCATAGCCAAAGTTAATGTTGATCGCCTTCGCATGACCAATGTGAAGAATGCCATTGGGTTCGGGTGGGAAACGTGTCTGCACGCGGCCACCTGTGGCTTTCAGATGATCGCGCAAAAGTTGCTCCGTGTGCTCGGTAACCACATAACCATCGGTCTTGTAGTTTTCGCCCGGCGCATGGAAATGCACCTTGGTCTTCATCAGCTCGGCAATCGTATTGGCGCCGTCTGTTTCAGTAGCTGCGGCTGCCTTGACTTCGGTCTTTGCATTAGC
It encodes:
- the LOC117576680 gene encoding probable glutamine--tRNA ligase, with translation MAGEDLIVQFQQLGMSEQKAKETLKNANVTKNLQLALAETKLPLPDGAGMLLYHMASKLKPQIAGQLPLLVKYIVERKLDNTQRVDAALEYLLKLGQKKNATVDVAELERECGVGVVVTPEEIERIVQQKIKGSYKEILLEQRYHFNSFKIMQEVRNELKWADAKSLKSAIDVEIFDLLGPKTEADLKPLPKQTDKQPKANAKTEVKAAAATETDGANTIAELMKTKVHFHAPGENYKTDGYVVTEHTEQLLRDHLKATGGRVQTRFPPEPNGILHIGHAKAININFGYAAAHDGACYLRYDDTNPEKEEEKFFIAIREMVEWLGYKPCKITYSSDNFQQLYDWAVVLIKKNLAYVCHQKADELKGFNPPPSPWRERPIEESLILFEDMRRGKIDEGAATLRLKLTLEEGKVDPVAYRIKFIAHHRTGAAWCIYPTYDYTHCLCDSIEQITHSLCTKEFQSRRSSYYWLCNALNIYCPVQWEYGRLNMNYALVSKRKIAKLITEHIVHDWDDPRLFTLTALRRRGFPAEAINNFCAQMGVTGAQISVDPAMLEAAVRDVLNVSAPRRLIVLEPLKVTISNYPHKAAVELEVPNFPQNPELGTHKITLDRVLYIERSDFKEEPEKGYRRLSPQQSVGLRHAGLVISVEQVVRDPVTGDIVELICSSKSAEEAEKPKAFVQWVSQPIQLEVRLYEQLFKHKNPEDPNEVPGGFLSDISADSMSVLCAYADRSLKGVKVYDKFQFERIGFFSVDPDTNGSHIVFNRTVGLKEDAGKK